In a single window of the Mycobacterium bourgelatii genome:
- the egtE gene encoding ergothioneine biosynthesis PLP-dependent enzyme EgtE, with protein MRRSGANEPLRLADRWRAARPPAAGLHLDSAACSRQSFAVLDATAKHALHEAEVGGYVAAEAAQPALDAGRAAAATLTGIPDAEVVFTTGSLHALDLLLGSWPTGARKVACLPGEYGPNLALMAAHGFTVRTLPTLEDGRLALDDAAYELNEDPPDLVHLTPVASHRGVVQPLPMVAKLCGELGLPLVVDAAQALGQVDCAVGADVMYSSSRKWMAGPRGVGFLAVRPDLMGRLRPRLAAPAWAGSATVAQQLEFGEANIAARVGFSVALGEYLGYGPESVRARLAELGGISRTVLADVPGWSVVEEVEEPSAITTLVPVGGADPQAVRAWLLAERQIVTTYAGPQRAPLELDAPVLRISPHVDSTAEDLGIFAEALAAATAAG; from the coding sequence GCCCGCCCGCCGGCTGCCGGGCTGCATTTGGACAGCGCGGCCTGTTCCCGCCAGAGTTTTGCGGTGCTCGACGCCACGGCCAAGCACGCGTTGCACGAGGCCGAGGTTGGTGGATACGTCGCGGCGGAGGCTGCCCAGCCCGCGCTCGACGCGGGGCGGGCGGCGGCCGCCACGCTGACCGGGATCCCGGATGCCGAGGTGGTCTTTACCACCGGCTCGCTGCACGCGCTGGACCTGCTGCTGGGCAGTTGGCCGACCGGTGCGAGGAAGGTGGCCTGTCTCCCCGGCGAATACGGGCCCAACCTGGCCCTGATGGCCGCCCACGGGTTCACCGTGCGCACGCTTCCGACCCTGGAAGACGGCAGGCTGGCACTTGACGATGCCGCGTATGAGCTGAACGAGGACCCGCCCGATCTGGTCCATTTGACCCCGGTGGCCAGCCACCGCGGCGTCGTGCAACCGCTGCCGATGGTGGCGAAGCTTTGCGGCGAGCTGGGGCTGCCGCTGGTCGTCGACGCGGCGCAGGCGTTGGGACAGGTGGACTGCGCGGTGGGGGCCGACGTCATGTATTCGTCGTCGCGCAAGTGGATGGCCGGGCCGCGGGGCGTCGGCTTCCTGGCGGTGCGCCCCGACCTGATGGGGCGGCTTCGTCCGCGGCTGGCGGCGCCGGCGTGGGCCGGGTCGGCGACGGTGGCTCAGCAACTCGAGTTCGGGGAGGCCAATATCGCTGCGCGGGTGGGCTTTTCGGTGGCGCTGGGTGAGTACCTGGGCTACGGTCCGGAGTCGGTGCGCGCCCGGCTCGCGGAGCTGGGCGGGATCAGCCGGACCGTGCTGGCCGATGTGCCCGGCTGGTCGGTGGTCGAAGAGGTGGAGGAGCCGAGCGCGATCACCACACTGGTGCCGGTCGGCGGCGCTGACCCGCAAGCGGTGCGGGCCTGGCTGCTCGCGGAGCGCCAAATCGTCACCACGTATGCCGGACCGCAGCGCGCGCCGCTGGAGCTCGACGCCCCGGTGTTGCGGATCTCGCCGCACGTGGACAGCACGGCCGAGGACCTGGGAATCTTCGCCGAGGCGCTGGCCGCCGCGACCGCGGCGGGGTAG